GTACCGGAATGGTGGTCCTTGTGCGGGGATCGGTGGCCGTGGTCGTTGTTTAATCAGATCAGGTCGCTCAGGCGCTGTAGGAGGCGTCAATTGCTCAGGTAAGTCCGCCGGATAGTTTGGATTAGGTGCGATCGATAGTTCATTCCGATTGAGCGTTTCGCTCGGTGGCGCAGGCGAGTCAAACACGATACGGTTCGAAACCTCGTGCAACGTGCTTGCGATATCTTGATTTGGAGGAAACACAACCATCTGATCGTTGCGTACCGGTGCCGAGTGACCGTTCGGGGGCAACACTTCCGACTTGTGTGTGCCACTGATGATGGGTGCGTTATCGTACTTGTCGTCCGACTCGCTAGGGAACCGAACGCTGGTTGTCTTGATGATATCTTGCGGTTTTACCTGGACCTGCACTGACGCACCAACGTTGGTTTGATCGTGTGGCTCATCTAGCACCTGGCCCATCTGGTAGGAGGGACGACCCGCGCTTAGGGCCGCTGCCGTGACGGAATCTTGTGACACAGATCCCACAAAATGGCCCGTACCATCGGGACGGCTCGACGATCCAATGCTGCTGCCTACGGACTGTTGCGATCCCAGGACAAAGGTAGCCGAGTTTTGGTTAGGACTGATGACGACATTATTCATGCTCGGGACGGCTCCGTACTTTACCACGTTCAGTTGCGGTTGCTGCACCTCGTACTTCACGTACTGTCCCCCCATCACGTCCATCGCTGGTGGTTGGGGCCGATGTCCATTTGATTGATGCACTTGGTACTGGTtgtattgctgctgttggtactgttgttgctgttggtgttgcgtTTGCACCAAGGGTGGTCTACTCGGTGGGGCTTGAGCCTGTGGATGCACTTCGTATCGCACGTACTGATCCGACAGATCGATCGACTGTTCGATACGGGGACCACTAGACCCGATGGTCACCGATCCAGCCGAACCATCGTTTAGCAACACAATCGCGGGAGGTGTCGTTGGCAAATCTTGTTCCAGTTCCGGTGCTTCCACCTCCTCCACGCGGTTGCTTTCGGCCTGTTGCGATTCGAGACGCTTTTTCTGTTCGAGTGTGCTAAAGATATCCGAAAGTGACATGACGGCTGGGTTCTTAGGTAGATCGATCTTCGTGTTGGAGGTGCTAGACGACGGTTCCCGGTCCGGCACTGCACCTTCCGACTGTGATGGCATTGGTCGGAATGGTGCTGGTCTGGAGCCTTCATACTTGAGGGCCGGCATCGTAAATTTGATCTTGGATGGTTCCACCGCATCGTCTACAAAGCGAACTGGGTTGGCCGGAGCCGTCGAAGCCGACACGGGAACGGTGCTTTGAGTTGTCGTCGTGGTATGGTAGGTCGAGGGCCAGTGTGGTCTTACGGAAGGAGAGTAGTAAGTAGAGGATCGCATCGGCGTGGAAGGAGCACGTTCGGTCGTTGTAGTTGTCGGACCGGGTAGAGCGAGTGTCGATGGCAGGAAGAATTTCTTGCGCGTCTGTTCGGATGTCTCGAGATACTTGTTCTTGATCGTGCTCTTGTATGGGTAGCGTGTGAAAAGCTGTTTTTGGGAATTGACTGTAGTTTTTGGTGCCTCCGTCGTAGTCGTAGTCGGTGTCGGTGTAGTTGTGGTAGTCGTGGTCGTCGTTGTAGTCGGTGTCGTGATCGGCCGTCCCGACGTTGCCGGGAAGCTATAGTATGTGTTCGAGCTGGCCCCCGGTCGGTTGTAGTTGCCCACCGTGTACTGTGGTCGATTGTAGAAATACTTGGTCGACGTCGCTGGACTCACTGTCGTTGTCGTGCTTGTCGTGGTGGGTGCAGTGGTTGCCGAAGTCGCAGCCACAATGTGTGTATTACCATGTTCACGATGGTTCGAACCCTTGTTAATGCCCTGATACTTCAGGTTCGCGTACGAGCTCGATATCGAGACAAAGTTCTCCGGCGAGTACATCTTGGGCAGGTTAAGAAAGTCGTGAAAGTTTGGCGTCGACTGGTGTATGACCACATCCTTCTTGTCGCTCACGTAGCTATCCTTGTTCGGTTCGTACGGTTTGCTGTCACCGAGATCGATCTGGTTGCCCGTTTTCTTGTGCAGAAAGTCAATCGCTCCCGTCGACGGGTCACGATCGACCAGGAACGGTTTGCCATCGTTAAACACGTCCGATGGTAACAGCACCGATCCGGGCAGTAGGTCCTCGTCCACATTTGATTCCTCGGCGATCAGATCCTCGAAGTCATCGTCGAAGGTATACGCGCGGGCGTAACCGATGGTGGTGGACAGTAGCAGCAATGCCGTAACCAGTGTCACTCCCAGCGGGAGCATTTGGGTTCGTTTTCCCATCCTTCAGGTTTGCGGACTGAAAACGAGAGTAAAatggagagaagaaaaaaaatcattatacACTAACTAATCGTAAATTGTTACAAATCAAAAGCTTTAAAGCTTAGTCATTACTATAGTGTTTCTAAAATGATCGCGTAGAGCTGATATCCAATCAACTCTTGCGATCCATATCTAAATCACATTGGTTATTATAATCATATCGTTGTGAAAGCTTCTTCCATGGCTGTTTTTCTGATCATTCCATTTGTAcgtattttcccattttctctGCATAACTAagaaaatcgaagaaaaacctaacatttaatgttttcacATGTTCAGCAAAGCTAACGCCATAGTTTAGCGAATAAGAGATATCGGGAAATCGTAGCCTCCTGGCTTCCGTCAACTTTGCGCATTTTCACGCTTATAATTCTTTCTTGCTCGGCCTCCCTCACTCTCTTTGTTACTCACGCCTTTTTTGTCCTTCTCTTCTGACTAAAATCCGATCTCATCAGCCACAAATCAGACAAATTTACATCCAATCAGCAACACAGCACACATTACGTTATGCGATTTCACTTTCTACCAGCCAATGGATAGAAAATTAgtagcggcagcagcaacaataccAACCAGAGAAAAACACCACCAAAAAATACCCCCCAAAAATTTCCACCATCAGCGACCGTAGCATAGGAAGTTAAGTATACTAAAGTCTGGCAGCGGAAAATTTCGACCAATCGAAAGCGAAATCAAATGCATAAGCTGCACATCGAATCGGGCGTGTCGGGCCATCTCGGAAGGAATGATCGACCGGATCAATATCGACGTTTTCCCGCGATCGTGGCCGATCATAATGGAGGCCTTAATCAAAGCGCTTTTGCtggctgctggtgctggtggtgaggTAGGAAACGGTGACCCGTACCGTGGCCCATACGCGTGTCGTGATGTTTCCGGTGTACTGCCGCGTTCCGTTGAACCCGGACCGGATTTCTCTTCCATCGGTGTTTCGTGCCGGTATTTTCGCACCCACCCATACAGAAAGTGCCACAGAGAAGCGCGCGCACCCGGGtgctattattttatttaatgttttggtttgcatggttttttttcaccaaaccCCGTGTCTTCTGGTCTGCTTCGCGGTGCACACAgcattgttgttgatttttttagttttatcttTTCGTACCACTGTCAGTACAAATTAGATTGGCTGCTGCTTCTGCGCAACTGGGAAGGCAGCGCGTGGCGGAggaaataaaaagtgaaagaCACTCCCGCCAAACGCAAGGCTTTTGTCTTAAACCCAGGGCTGTGGGCCATGTGCTCCCACACTAAAGTGGAAGTGTATCTGCGCATgaggattgttttgttttctattcgttgtgttttcctttccacttCGGGATGATTGCTTTTGTTTATAGCCTGAAGAAACAGGAAATCCTTGTTTGGCGGGAACACCCAGCAAACTTCCAGTTTTCCGCCATTCAAGGTAGGTTGGACTGCCTATTTAGACATCCAACATTCCAGCGTAGCTATTTCTCGATCGATTGAATTGGTCAAAAATCTGACAGCAAAAAGGGTTGAAAGTTTCCCGTTAGGCATGTCAACCCATTGCCACCACCAGCGACCTGCTAACCGAAATTCGAGGCTCAAAACCGAACCGGGCGGAACAGTCCGGCTGCTGTACGAGGTGGGCATATTAATCGTTGAAGGAATATCCAATTCCAGGCCAATTCGACAGGTGACCGGATTTGTACGCTGGTCGACAGATTTCCCTCCCATGTCCCTCCTGGAACGCCCTGCGTTATGCAACGGTGCATAAGAACAAGTCACTTAATTCAGGCGATGTTTAAAGATTCTTCGTCAGTATCAAGGTGTCCAGGTGTCACCCTGTTACCCGATCGTGCGTCTGCTGCGTACGCCGAAAGGAATTCTAAAcatgataaaaatgtaaattagcACCTTGACAACCAACTTCCAACGGATTGCTTTCGTTTGGGGGTGTCCACCCCCGCCCATTATCCAACCTGGTCGGAGAGAACGTTGTTGTGCCTTTGAAGACTTTCGGACACTCTCGAATGCGCACCGTAGGTACAAATTGGGACTTTCCGAGCTCAAGCTTGCGGTTAGCATTGGAACATTGGAGGGCACTAGCGGTAAatatgaaatcgatctttcTGCTTGTGCTCGATTGTGCTTTTGTCAATTTCTCCTACTCAATATTTGCCTACAGACAGCGCACaagcgcacacatacaccctaCGCAATGTCTAGAAGTTGACCCCTTTTTCTACGAATGGAGGTTTCGCGGAGATTTTAGGTGGTAATGGAAGTATCTTTTCCGTTGTGTATGACTCTCCCCCACCGTGTATAGGGCAGGGCTTACACTAGTTCAAACCCCCAgcaaaattgtaataaaaattgtcTTCCGCGTGAGCTATGCCGTGAGTGAAAGCTCTCgccacccgaaaaaaaaaaatccctgcCTGCCCACGCCAATCGACGGTTCGACGATCGAGAACGGGCAGCAGATGTCGTGCAGCACTTCGATTCACTTTCCATTTGTCGACGGTTTGTTTGAAAGTGGGGTGCAAATTAAAGTGGCCTGATTTGCCGTGCTGCCGGCGGAATCAGAATGGACCATTTGTCGCGTACGGTAAAAGCGGTGAATTGAGCATTAATTATCATTATAAACACGGTGGCTGTGTTTTCGTACGGCTGCGCGATAAGATAATTTCGACCGCAGGCTGATCGTTTTCTAATTCGGCGAGTTTTCGATCATTCGAGTGCCCGGTTTTCTGGACCCGGGTGTATCACAAAAGCGGATGAAGCAGATTTGGAATTTTCTACCGGTTAAGATTGGGACTTTCATCCTAGATTACACCATTCGTAAGCCGGTGAGTTTCTACTCACAGTATAACAAAAGCGATCACTGCCATGCAGCGGAAATCGAACCGTCAGCACCGTTTTGGTTCATAAAAGAAACGCCTAATTAGAAAAGCAAATTAACGTATTAACTtctcccaaaacaaaacaaaaaaaaaaaaccggaagccCACTATCTGTTTCGTCACCAGAATATCTAGACATGAATGAGATTTCCTCTCGCAAAGAGCCCGAACGATCGTTCGACGATCGCATCCCAGACCCGTTTCACATTCCGATGCCGATGCTGCGTGTCggagctgtttgtttgttgcttccgTCTCGATTTCATCGGTCACTTCCTCGAAAACCTCAGCCCAGCACGTCAACTGGGTCAAAACTTGGTATCGGAACGATAGCCCTCCGTACAAAACGCTCAACACGCCGGCTGTCCACCGCACAAGGGCTCCCATTTGCCCCTGGGAAGGGGTGATCTTTAATGCTCTTTCTACGCCCGGTTTCCGCCGTGCTTAACGTGAATGCTTAGGGTTACTATCTTGCGCTGACGAGATGATTAGAAGACAAGGTGTACGAAAGAACCTGCTGTTGTGCGTTTTGCCGATCGACGCGCGGCGGGTTTGGATCGAGTTTTGCGGATGCGCAGAATCGAAAGTTGActgaccatcatcatcgtcgtcgttcCGCGTCGGCACGGGGCACTTGGCACTGGTGAACACGTAAGGCGACGGAACCGGGGATCGtgatcatgatcatgatgatgacgatgatgatggtgatcaGTTGTCAACATCCGCCGTGGCATCGCGTTCCACTGTGAACCGGATCGGTGATCAGCCCAACCGGAGTCGACTTTCGATTCGTGGAGGGTTTTGTAGGGTTTCCGCTGGGGCGGGCGGGCACACGCACCGCGCTTTCCCGGCACAGCCAGTGCTGCGTGAAAGCATG
This region of Anopheles marshallii chromosome 2, idAnoMarsDA_429_01, whole genome shotgun sequence genomic DNA includes:
- the LOC128708455 gene encoding uncharacterized protein LOC128708455, with product MGKRTQMLPLGVTLVTALLLLSTTIGYARAYTFDDDFEDLIAEESNVDEDLLPGSVLLPSDVFNDGKPFLVDRDPSTGAIDFLHKKTGNQIDLGDSKPYEPNKDSYVSDKKDVVIHQSTPNFHDFLNLPKMYSPENFVSISSSYANLKYQGINKGSNHREHGNTHIVAATSATTAPTTTSTTTTVSPATSTKYFYNRPQYTVGNYNRPGASSNTYYSFPATSGRPITTPTTTTTTTTTTTPTPTTTTTEAPKTTVNSQKQLFTRYPYKSTIKNKYLETSEQTRKKFFLPSTLALPGPTTTTTERAPSTPMRSSTYYSPSVRPHWPSTYHTTTTTQSTVPVSASTAPANPVRFVDDAVEPSKIKFTMPALKYEGSRPAPFRPMPSQSEGAVPDREPSSSTSNTKIDLPKNPAVMSLSDIFSTLEQKKRLESQQAESNRVEEVEAPELEQDLPTTPPAIVLLNDGSAGSVTIGSSGPRIEQSIDLSDQYVRYEVHPQAQAPPSRPPLVQTQHQQQQQYQQQQYNQYQVHQSNGHRPQPPAMDVMGGQYVKYEVQQPQLNVVKYGAVPSMNNVVISPNQNSATFVLGSQQSVGSSIGSSSRPDGTGHFVGSVSQDSVTAAALSAGRPSYQMGQVLDEPHDQTNVGASVQVQVKPQDIIKTTSVRFPSESDDKYDNAPIISGTHKSEVLPPNGHSAPVRNDQMVVFPPNQDIASTLHEVSNRIVFDSPAPPSETLNRNELSIAPNPNYPADLPEQLTPPTAPERPDLIKQRPRPPIPAQGPPFRYSEIQRRPSTFPSDRPSRPTLTLPNILPQFRPNAKISQGHPPYMKEPGTYRVPPSALLVKAGPPLRKPAGYNVPNNLPPTTAVRRTPLPTRLMTRLSPAPSRPQLHPASAELENRRYYRLPPPPPPVMIKDRVYNIQPPRLQPPPLPPQPSGSPTNIIPPAVTSSEKPNEPLEDSEFHRNPPQILRNILKDDQQQRPKLEPVVTLQMLQSKKQASSNNSPVAQDSLGEESNNVVAGSSQSQQPDVVSKDRPVYVVYPVKSTPVRLDNKPPHGDGIVVGHRGEQLPSKPISPGTEYQNTPFSIASHFEQEPILTAKHRKPNLNGKPNFPYSLEKPDPLALVHQLDKEQSAGQPVQDLSESDSEYNLGEEPTNVRDQDQDLISSKLQRFQTDSTPIAIAYTPTESSPLGSNNMRYSKPVGGYGSAANNYYYSPYGETQTEVSYLKIDDVDEFGNPSRRYEQSFQAPFQASMSLDPVKVTNPYEGWAVVTSSPQALKLQQQQTVSKPEPAPVRQYNSPNTIDRSDVGDTTSTGTGDDSADRTASAPVTASSASTTTFDPNSFQPELQGGFRPIYGADVKLSEQLNPDPQRSSVADLFAEENEAEKVKAPQMNVTTKLQPVESKPKIVKKEEPDSGMDLDLEAFFDQFTKDYDDGENGLDDVTMSEETTNEALPSSDESQYRSASEGRSSKGTVGESSVSASPESAAVATTAAETVEEPVTKAT